The genomic interval TGTCATTCAGGCAGgtttagggagagagaaagagaggaggggaggcgatAAAGAGAGTAGGAGTCCTGGAGCTACCCAGGCTTGCATGAGTTCTCTCTGAGGTCCAAAAGGTACATCCAACAGAGGTGTCCATTACTTGGTCATTTAATTTGTTCATGTTCAGCCCCAGTATATGATCCAGTTTCATACCAGCCTCAAATAATTCCTGTGGTCTTTCAGTTCAATGACGTTGTTCATTTAATCAACATGTGTTCCAGCTCAATAAAAACCTGGAAAAGTAAGAATATGGTCCTTTATTCACTGCTAACAATAAAATCACATTGATCTATTTGCCCTAGCAAAACATATTTTCACACAtcaacaaatataaatatatacacaatgtaaataaatacattaaactatatatatatactatatatatacagaatatatatatgtgtgtgttaaaCATTCtattttatatattatataatttAGGGGTCTAATTGCAGGCGACTCCTCTCACCTGTGTTGCCCTGTGTGCAGTGACTGCCATATCCCTCAGGGCAGGGGTGGCTGATAGGGGGAGGGGCTAGTAGGGGCGGTTGGCGTCCTTCGGCCTCTTGAGCTGCACCTTGAGTCTCTTCATGCCGATCTGAAAGCCGTTCATTGACTGGATGGCAGCATGGGCACTACCTGGGTTATCGAAGCTCACAAACCCTGGGGGATGGAccgcacaaagagagagagagagagaaagggagatggagagagagacaaatggaaagagaggaagatggaaatatcgtggaagagagagagaggggacgaggTTAGGTAAGTGCAAGACCAAAGAAAGGACAGTATGAGTGACAGTTGAAGTTTTATGAAAGGAAAGCATGAGatggaaggaaagaaggaaaacAAGATACAGACAAGGGTAAGGATGAGTGGAGGGATATGAGAAAAGTTACTTCAGATTTCAAGTCGGAACTGGCAGACAGTTCAACATGATTCTTACATTTTCCCACATTCGCAACACACAAAGAATACACTAACTTAAATTAATACTTAATCATACTGTTATCTATATAGCACATTTCCTGCCATAGCCATTCAGTTTATAACGCTTTAAAAACACATGCCGTAACACTTCACTTCAATTGCAGTTCTCTTATAATATTATCGCGTGGACATCTTAACATATAATGCATGTTGAAGTTACTGTACATTAGACACAGTTTGACACATCAAATGGCCACATCAATAACAAGCCTAACGACATGCAATAGAAACACAACACTAGCTCACTCAAATCAAGGGTAGAAACCATAGAATTAGAACAGACAGCACTCGTCAAAATGGCACTTAAATATTTGTTGGACATATTTCCGACTCTCAGTAACCAAAATAACATCACCTAGAGGGTGCAAGAATAAATACCAATTTAATTTTGCCTCTGTTAAAAGGCCCAtgaaaattattcataaatattactATGTTATACCCAATTATACTATTTTGATTCCGGATATTGTAAATCTATGGTAAAGACTACTTCTCAATGAAAGATATGAACTAGTCCTGTCATGATTATCACAAAAGAGGGAGTGTTTATGGGGTAACACGTTACTAGAACTCTGCATCATAAATATGTCATAAGCCTGTCATTAGCATACACCATCTGTTATAAGCAGTCATGATACGTTCGTTTATGCTGCAATACATTCCTGGTAGCTTTCAGCGATATGCCAATTAAACATGGCAGTTACACTTCCTATGGATACcttcttcataatgcattataatgcATCTTGCATATCTCATAAGGCATTATATATATGCCTATAAAGCATTATGAAGAGGGTATTCATAGGAAGTGTTACGACCATGCTTATTTCTCAGCTAGCTGATGTACTAGTCTAAATGATTAGAGCCATGTCATGTATCATATTGTAGCAACCTTAAagggtaggaagcatgagtttttactcaccaaagTAACAACAGTGTGTTCAAAGACTTAATAACTTAGTTATAGTCATGATCTGGTTACCTATAACTGCAAACATGGTTATGTTTTGGAGTTTTTACATTTTTACCATTTGGTAACTTTTTTCAGATATCTTCTAAACTACCCACAAGCACTATTTCTCAACTTCATATGGAGAATCTACTCTGCGTTAGCTAGCTcgaggtggctaacgttagccactaGCCATGCAGACTGAGTGTTGGCAGTGGTGAGCTACAATCCACCAATCACGAGGAGGTGTGGTGTAAACAACCAATCATATTCCCCACATGTGGGGGATGCCTGTTTTTTTGTGAAATATGCTACCAGAGTTTTTCAACCTTGGTTTAGTACTAGTGTGCTACAGTAGCTGACTGACTATGCTGTTGTGATCATTTCCATCTGCCTGGAGCCTTCCTCCAATCTCCGTCTTAATCTTGACTCTTCCCCTCGTCTCCTGTGCACATCCCTGCCTCTGGATTATTGCCGCTGGAATCAATCTATTTTGGATTTACCTCAATATATCACCATTGGATTAGCTGACTCTCCCTCGGCCGGTGAAACGGCCTCTCCTTCTGAACCTCCTCTCTCCTTGACTCTTCTTTGGTAGCTAACTCAGCCATCAATCTGTaagtctccgctctctctctactTTATATCTGCTGTATTTTTgatgttgtgttctgtgggtttcCTGCCTGTTCTAGACTAGGTGGTGTTGTTATCTGTCTTACTACTCAGCTTTGTCGACCATGGTGGTTGGCTAGCtaggcaagttagctggctaggctagctagcaggctaAAATAACAAACTTTATCTGGCTGGCTTGCTGGCTAAAATAACTGCATTTACCGGTAACATTATTTGATAACTGGTTAGATGGGGTTATGTATTTAAAAACCTTGGTTTACTTTAATGTAGCTGTTAGCAAGGTGTTGATAGCAACTGGCTGACTCATGCAGTGCTAATGTAACGTTACCAGGCTGGTAGGGTTATTGTTAGCAGGCTAATTGGCTAGCAACCTGGTAAGCTGATTTGTAACAATTTATTCATAAAGTATTTGCTAGATTATAGGGAATAGACTGGCTTGCCGGATCCTCCATATTACGCCACACCACGCAAAAACATTTTCCGGCATGACTTAGGTATTCTTCGGAATTCTGATCGGTTTATGTAGCTAATAACTGGAAAAATAGAAAAGTTaggtgtaactttgcattgggactttTGATGTGTATACTAATGCAAATCCATTTGTTACATGTGGTTAAGTATATGCTACCTACCCTTTGGTTCGGACCTCTCTGTGTAATAGTTAAGCTGTTGACTTGACAAGGTCGGGGCTACCCCCCCCCCTTCCGAATTCACTACAATATGTTGTCATAACCTGACATAAAACATTATGACAACTTATAACATCGGATCTGTCATACTATTGATAGTGAGGACCTCTTTATGATGCAGTTACAAGTGTTACCCACCGCTACATGCATTACATTTATCTGTAACAGAAGACCCACAAGACACATTCACCCCCAAATTCCACCCGCCAGGGCCCCCAATTTTCAAGCAACTCCGGAATTTACAATTTCTCTTTTCAATGTTTTCAAAAAAGGTTGCGTCTGCAGTAAAGAAAGTAATTAGTGAAAGAATAATAATAAGGATAATAATGAAGAATAAATCATCTTTACAGGTGTTTTATCATTTTTACCCACCAAAGCATTTACTTTGGTTTGTCGCCCGATCCACAAACACTTTGGAGGAGATGACATTACCGAAAGGCAGGAACATCTGCATCAGCTCGCCATCCCCAAACTCCTGAGGGAGGTGGTAGATGAACAGGTTACAGCCCTCCGGCCctgcacacagagagaggagagggggtggagagaggaggggaggggaagggtgggatgggggaagagaaaggagtgggagagagggaggggtgggcgGACAtggggagagattgagagaggggtaggaggagagggaaggggtagagagagagcgagagagagatgaaaggggTGGGAACGAGGCGGAGAAACGGGACACGGTGGGACAGggagagtgggggggagagagagagtgtgtgtggggtgaTAGCAAAGGAGTGATACAGGTGGTGGTATAGAGGGGGAAGGCAAGGGAGAAACAAAAGGAAGGAAGAGTTTTCGGACCAACCAACATGATGATGCAACTGAACTGATACACAACATCTGAGATCAGAAAGAATATGTAGAACCATTTCTGATCTCAGATGatggctgtgtctcaaatggcaacccattccctatacagtgcactacttttgaccagggcactacTTTGTcacatagggctctggccaaaagttgtgcactgtgaagggaatagagtgacatttgggatgcattctTAATGCCCATACATTTCATCTACACTCCACAGGGGGGAGCCAGAGTCCCAAGCCTGAGTCATCAAGCACACAGGTCAATGAGTTCTCCCTCCACGGGCTGATTCTAGCCAGTCTACCGGTGTGCTTCTCTGTCTCACTTGTTTTCTCTGGCTTTCTTCCAGGGCAAAAAGTAACTGTTAAATGCAGTGGGTGGCTGTTGCCTCTGAATATTGCCTCTGAATATAGAACACTGTCTGTTTCCCGACGATTCTACATGTTGAATCACCACCAGCAGGTGATCTACTGCAGACGGCCGACATTCGGGTTATGGTATGTCCTTTCCTTGTGTCCTTTCCTAGGTGATGACTGCTCTTCACACCAGTGTGGACGAAGGAAAGAacacaaggagaggaagctattgAGGTGCACACCTCATATAAAATTGAGGCAGATTGGCATGGAAATGCAGGTATGTCAGGCAATGCTTATTAACACACTATGAAAGACTGGTCATTTGCTAGCAATGTACGAGCCTGGAGACAAGCAAAACATACCAGCCACTTTAACACAGAATTCTATAAGATTGGTATAGGCCAGGGCtggcgtatgtgtgtgtgcgcctcaCCTTCTCTCTGTTGTTGTGGGATGATGGGAGGAGGCTGGGGAAAGGCCTGGCTGATCTGGCCATATGCAGCAGGGTAGGctgctaagacacacacacaagcagatcAGATAACACTCAAAGGCTGGAGAGCGTGCGCACACGCACCTACACCCACTCTCCCGCTATGCACAgaaatatgtacacacacacacacaccaattgattaaaTAACAGGCTCAGACACCTACATATCACATTATGTATGtacgcactcacgcacgcacacacacacacacacacacacacacacacacacacacacacacacacacacacacacacacacacacacacacacacacacacacacacacacacacacacacacacacacacacacacacacacacacacacacacacacacacacacacacacataccatgtGAAACTGACAGACCTGCATACTGCTGGACTCCTGTGTAAGCCTGCTGTAAGTGGTCTGCTGCAGTGGGACTCTGAGCTGTTGagtcggagagagagaggaagagagagaggcggtGGAGAAagcgagaaatagagagagaggacgagaagAGCAGGACAAAACAGTAAGGATGGGAAGAGGCAATAAAAAGGGAGGGAAATAGACAGGGGGAGAGATATGAAGTGGTTAGAGAGAGACTAAGAAAACTAGTAAAACGAGGAATTTGAACTTTAACTTCTCCCGTCTCTCACCATGTCCCCTCGAACAACTGAGCAAAAAGGACGCCGTCTGAGACTGACTAcatttctacacacacacaccagttttAATGAGCAGATTGAGCACTGAAGCACACCAAGGATAATGTAGATCCACCAGCTCCACACAAAACTCCTGGCTTTCCTCCCCCAAAACCACAGGCATTACAGCACATCCCTGTGTGGTGCACATTTTTGGACCAAACAACATTACTGATACAGTACACAGAGACTTGGAAACATTACAGCTAAATAATAACCAACACCAATACCATgctactacacacacaccacacactcatcACAACCAAGCTGTCACACACATGCATGGAAACACACACCCACATTTCCATCATGAAGcaccacacatacaaacacacacacacaatcattgtACAGCACAcatgcgcaaacacacacacacacacaccataccacactaccatcaccaccaaaACCATATGACCACACCGACCAATTAACACTGAGACTAAACAGGATCGTTCTGATTGAAAGAATTGGGGGAAGGGCGGGCAGAATGGGTACCATTCTGATAGAAAGAAAGGGGAGAGGACGGGGGAAATGGGTACcttcagagagagaagagaggaagcagCCACCCTGAACCCCAAAACAACTCCGATGAGCCAAGCTGTTTTTTTCAGAGTCCTCTCTAAAAACCACCTCCTGCAACACTGGAAAGAGATTGGAGAAAGAAGCATTTCCTCCCCTCTTCACAAACCCAAGGAAGTCGACACACGTACTAGCTAACATTGGAATATGACACAAGTGCATACTATACATCAGCAACCTTTATAGTTTATAACCTTTTATAAACACCTTTCTTACCATTCATAACACAGCTGTTTGTTTCATTGTCCTTTTTCAAGACCCGTCGACTACACAAACAGGTTTTTCTACAGAGCCAGCCCTCCTGACAAGAATCCAATATCAAGCCCCTCTAAAGGGATGGGAAATAATTGGAGCAAAATGGACCTCCTGCACAAATTACCCTCAGTCACAGATTTGCTCCAAAGCCTCATCCTCTTTACACGTAAGTAGTTACAATGGCCTTTGGGGACTCAGGTCTATTAGAACTTACCTGGTGTTCTACCCAGACTCATATTTATCAATGTTACATTAAATGAGTAAAATTGGGGAATATATTATGTAACATATATGATATACTGTAGTCTCTGGATCTACCAGCATACCActctgcataccactgctggcttgcctctgaagctaagcagggttggtccctggatgggagaccagatgctgctggaagtggtgttggagggccaataggaggcactctttcctctgatctaaaataataataatatttatatccCAATGCACCAGGGCAgtaattggggacattgccccgtgtagggtgccatctttcgtctgggacgttaaacaggtatcctgactctctgtggtcactaccgattccatggcacttatcgtaagagtaggagtgttaaccctggtgtcctggctaaattcccaatctggccctcataccatcacggtcacctaatcatccccagcttccaatgaGCTaattcatctcctctcccctgtaactattccccaggttgttgcttgTTGCtatgaatgtgttctcagtcaacttaactGGTAATGAAACAATTCTATCCATCTACTGTATGTAGATAATTGGGTGTACTCTGCTTGCCTTATGGCGAGTGTGTTTCATGCaggtagtgagtgtgtgttatATTGTCTCTATATATCCTAAAGCAAGTGTATGTTGGGCTGAATCCAGAGCAGACTAGGTGAACAGTCTGtcgatgtacccttgagcaaggcacttaaccctaactgctcctgtaagttgctttggataagagcgtcttctAAACGACTAAACCTTTAATATGGGTGGTTGTGGGAGGCTCACCAGGATAGGGGTGTATCCCGTTGGTGTACACAGCTTCGGCAGGGGGCTGCCCGTTGGCCTGAGGGGGCGGCATTCCATTGAAACCATTCACACTGATGGGCGAGGGGATACTGGTCACCGTGGGGCCGCCGATACCAGGGGGGGTACTGCCACCTGGCAGATAGTGatgacgaaagagagagagatgagcaggTGACATTGCTAGTTGTCAGGCCAGTTAACTGGCAGAGTTTGGTCTGACAACTGAGGGTGTTTTATACTGACAACTAAGGGAGATTTATCTTACAACTAAGTCCCGGCTCCCGCCCAAGCTGATAATGTCCTAACATGGTTGCCTTACATGTGGAGAAGTTGAACCCTTGAATGCTGCCCTCACCTGAGGTGGGGGTCATGTGGCCTCCTGGGAGTCCGTTGATGGTGGCCATGTGCTGCATCTGTGCGGCGGCGAAGGCTGCCATAGGGCTGAGGTAGCCCCCCTGACCTACTGACGCCATCAACGCTGCCTGCTGCTGCTGCACCTgcatggggagagagggaaggagagagggaaggagagagggaaggagagagggaaggagagtgggaaggagagagggaaggagagagggaaggagagagggaaggagagagggaaggagagagggaaggagagtgggaaggagagagggaaggagagagggaaggagagtgggaaggagagtgggaaggagagagggaaggagagagggaaggagagagggaaggagagagggaaggagagagggaaggagagtgggaaggagagtgggaaggagagagggaaggagagagggaaggagagtgggaaggagagtgggaaggagagagggaaggagagagggaaggagagagggaaggagagtgggaaggagagagggaaggagagagggaaggagagagggaaggagagtgggaaggagagagggaaggagagagggaagtagagtgggaaggagagtgggaaggagagagggaaggagagtgggaaggagagagggaaggagagagggaaggagagagggaaggagagagggaaggagagtgggaaggagagagggaaggagagtgggaaggagagagggaaggagagagggaaggagagagggaaggagagagggaaggagagagggaaagtgtgtgAAAAGGGAGATAAGGAGAAAGAGTGTGACTTTAGTTTGTCAATTTTAGTCTGCACTGTTTTTGTGCTTCAGCTCATACCCTACTTtgtatgtgcgcgtgtgtgtgggcgtacttgcatgtgtgtgtgtatgtctgtgtgtgtgtgtgtgtgtgtgtcctacctgtGCGTACGCCCCGTAGGCCCCAAACTGCAGGGCCATGGGGTTGAAGATGCCCATTTGACCAGCCATCTGCTGCATGCGCCGGATGGTGCGCTCCTTATCCGTGTCGGCAAACTTCACCACCAGACTtgaggacgcaccctgacacacacacgcaggtaagcacacacacacagagagagagagagagaagtggagtaCATGTGTtaacacatacaaacatacactaCCAAGGCCACACACTAGCTGATACACTCACCATATTGAATACTGAACTCACGGGCATTGTCTGGCTGCCGTGTAGTGCACTGATAGCTGCCTGAGCTTCAGCGTGAGATGAATACTTTACGAACGCacaacctgagagagagaaagagagagagagagaagagagagaagagagagagagagagagagagagagagagagagagagagagagagagagagagagagagagagagagagagagagagagagagagagagagagagagagagagagagagagagagagagagagagagagagagagagagagagagaagacaatcAGTCAGACAGTCTGTCACTATCCACATCATTTAAACCCCCTTCCATAAGGAGTTGACTGATGAAGCCCACCGATAATTATTTCACTTACAGTACTATCGATAAAACTCAGTGATGAATCTGAATGATCAAGCTCAGTGATTATTGGGCGTCCCCATCGTTCCCATTCAACTCACTGACAGAGTTCTCTGATGAGGCTTATTGATGAATGTGAATGATAAAGCGTACAGTATTCATTGGGCTTAGTTGCAATGAAGCATATTGATTAGTGTAAGCCCGCTGATGAACAACATGAAGTAAAGCAATGAAGCGGCACTGACCAACCTAATGAGGTTTACCACTAAAGCCTGCCAATGAAGAGCACTGATGAAGGGTGTaaggtgaagttgcccctagacgctgatcttgggtcagtttagtaTTTTCTTGGTGCATTGGTACTTCTTGCCgtgtggtaacagagagaactgtctatgacttgggtggctggagtctttgacatttgTAGGGCCTTCAtctaacaccgcctggtatagaggtcctggatggcagggagctcggccccagtgatgtactgggccgtacgcggTAACATCTGTAGCGTcttgcggttggatgccaagcaTGCGCCagaccaggtggtgatgcagccagtgaaAATGCTCTCAATagagcagctgtagaactttttgaggatttgagggcctattccaaatcttttcagcctcctgagggggaagaggtgttgtcgtgccttcttcacgactgtgttggtgtgtgtggaccatgatatatCCTTTGTGTCACAAGTTACGGATTAAATTGGATATAAGAAACAACTGCAGCTATCACAAACAGTGTTGTCGATCAGAGTCTTAAAAACAGGCAGGGACACTAACTCCCCTAACTTTAACATTTTTTGAAGCATGTTCCATGATGAAGGGGCATTATGGGAAAAATATTGTTTCCCCATCTCAGTTCTAGCCTTAGGAACAGACAAGGACAGCAGCGACTATGAACGAAGACTATTGAGTGACTGATCTGGTCAGTAAGGAACAGAGATACAAAAGGAGTTGTCCCATCGATGCTTTGTACACAAAAAGTGTACCAGTGCTTTAGCCTCCTGGTGGAGAGAGAAGTCCATTGCACCATAGCATAAAAATCACAGTCAAGTGTAAGTGATCTAGCATTTGTAATAAATCTTAAAACACCATGATACACTGTGTCCAGAGTTTGTAAGGTATTTGCTGAGGCCTGCATAGACAATATCACCATAATCCAGCACTGATTAAAAAAACTGGTGCTTTGAACAAGATCCTTTCTGACCAACATTGAAAAGTAAGATGTGTTCCTAAAATAGAACCCAATTTCAGTTTATTGGTAAAAATTATTAATGTGCTGTTTAAAACTCAGCTTTTCATCTAACCAAATCACAAGATAATGATAGGAGGTGACCCTATCAATTTGCTGGCCTTTTATAGTTAAAATCTGCAAGTGACTCCATCTGTTTACTTTCAGGGAAGAGACAACCATACATTTTGTTTTCCTTTCATTAAGCACACGTTTCAATTCGAATAGCTGCCTTTTGAATAACATCAAAAGCCAACTGTAAGTCCTGAAAAGCCTTCTCAATATTAGATGCTCTAGAATAAATAATTGTGTCATCGGCATACAGATGGGGATTTGCAGGGTCAACAGTCTTCCCTATATCatgtatatacagtgtaaaaAGGATCAGACCTAAAATTGAGCCCTGGGGAACTCTTTTTGTAAGCCTTCGAAACTCAGGTTTCATACCCTTCTGTGCTACATACCGTGTTCTGTTAGAAAGGTAGTTTTGGAACTAATCCACTGCATCAACACTTAAACCAacctgttctggcaccacactgccaggtctctgatctcctccctatagtctgTCTCATCATCATCTGTGATCAGGTCTGCCACCgtcatgtcgtcagcaaacttaatgatggttctGCAGTCATGCCTGGCAATGCAGTcgcgggtgaacagggagtaaaggaagggactaagcatgcacccctgagcgGCCCCCGTGTTGAaggtcagtgtggcagatgtgttgttgcctaccctcacaacctgggggcggcccgtcaggaagtccaggatccatttatagagggaggtgttcagtcccagggtccttagcttagtaatgagcttggagagtacaatggtgttgaacgctgagctccagtcaatgaacaacattctcacatagatatTCATCTTGTCCAGCTGAGAGATGGCagggtggagtgcaatagagatggcatcatctgtggatctgttgggtctgtatgcaaattggagtgggtccagggtgtctgggatgatggtgttgatgtgagccatgaccagcctttcaaagcatttcctggctacagatgtgagtgctacgggtaaTAGTTATTTAAACAGGTTACCTATGGTGGTCTGCtcgaaacatgtaggtattgaacatttcagtgaagacacttgccagctggtcagcacatgctttgagtacgcGTCTGGTCctgcggtcttgtgaatgttaacctgtctTACTCacggttcagtgttgcttgccttgaagcgagcatagaaggcatttagctcatctggaaggctcgtgtcactgggcagctcatggctgtgtttccctttgtaatctgtgatagtttgcaaacaCTGCCAtgtccgacgagcgtcagagccggcttagtaggattcaatctcagTCCtgcattgatgctttgcctgtttgatggctcctTGGAGGTCgtagcgagatttcttataagagTCCAGATTAGCgtctcgctccttgaaagtggcagctccagcctttagctcagtgcggatgttgcctgtaagccatggcttctggttgggatatgtacgtacggtcactgtggggacgatgtcgtcgatgcacttataaatgaagccggtgactgatgtggtaaactgcTCAATGCAATCGGATgagtcccagaacatattccattACTTgccagcaaaacagtcctgtagtttagcatctgcttcatcagaccacttccgtattgagcacttcactggtacttcctgtttgagtttttgcttgtaagcatgaatcaggaggatagagtaataatcagatttgccaaatggagggcgagggagagctttgtatgcgtctctgtgtgtggagtaaaggtggtctagagttttgtcTCCTCTAGTTGcgcaggtgacatgctggtagaaatgacgtaagacgga from Salvelinus alpinus chromosome 2, SLU_Salpinus.1, whole genome shotgun sequence carries:
- the LOC139562745 gene encoding CUGBP Elav-like family member 4 isoform X10, which codes for MATLTNGQVDGTNGLVNGLSHSPAGCGGTIPMKDHDAIKLFIGQIPRNLDEKDLRPLFEEFGKIYELTVLKDRFTGMHKGCAFLTYCARESALKAQNALHEQKTLPGMNRPIQVKPADSESRGEDRKLFVGMLNKQQSEDDVRRLFESFGSIEECTILRGPDGNSKGCAFVKYSSHAEAQAAISALHGSQTMPVSSVFNMGASSSLVVKFADTDKERTIRRMQQMAGQMGIFNPMALQFGAYGAYAQVQQQQAALMASVGQGGYLSPMAAFAAAQMQHMATINGLPGGHMTPTSGGSTPPGIGGPTVTSIPSPISVNGFNGMPPPQANGQPPAEAVYTNGIHPYPVLQEVVFREDSEKNSLAHRSCFGVQGGCFLSSLSEAQSPTAADHLQQAYTGVQQYAGLSVSHAAYPAAYGQISQAFPQPPPIIPQQQREGPEGCNLFIYHLPQEFGDGELMQMFLPFGFVSFDNPGSAHAAIQSMNGFQIGMKRLKVQLKRPKDANRPY
- the LOC139562745 gene encoding CUGBP Elav-like family member 4 isoform X16 is translated as MATLTNGQVDGTNGLVNGLSHSPAGCGGTIPMKDHDAIKLFIGQIPRNLDEKDLRPLFEEFGKIYELTVLKDRFTGMHKGCAFLTYCARESALKAQNALHEQKTLPGMNRPIQVKPADSESRGEDRKLFVGMLNKQQSEDDVRRLFESFGSIEECTILRGPDGNSKGCAFVKYSSHAEAQAAISALHGSQTMPGASSSLVVKFADTDKERTIRRMQQMAGQMGIFNPMALQFGAYGAYAQVQQQQAALMASVGQGGYLSPMAAFAAAQMQHMATINGLPGGHMTPTSGGSTPPGIGGPTVTSIPSPISVNGFNGMPPPQANGQPPAEAVYTNGIHPYPAQSPTAADHLQQAYTGVQQYAAAYPAAYGQISQAFPQPPPIIPQQQREGPEGCNLFIYHLPQEFGDGELMQMFLPFGNVISSKVFVDRATNQSKCFGFVSFDNPGSAHAAIQSMNGFQIGMKRLKVQLKRPKDANRPY
- the LOC139562745 gene encoding CUGBP Elav-like family member 4 isoform X2 gives rise to the protein MATLTNGQVDGTNGLVNGLSHSPAGCGGTIPMKDHDAIKLFIGQIPRNLDEKDLRPLFEEFGKIYELTVLKDRFTGMHKGCAFLTYCARESALKAQNALHEQKTLPGMNRPIQVKPADSESRGEDRKLFVGMLNKQQSEDDVRRLFESFGSIEECTILRGPDGNSKGCAFVKYSSHAEAQAAISALHGSQTMPVSSVFNMGASSSLVVKFADTDKERTIRRMQQMAGQMGIFNPMALQFGAYGAYAQVQQQQAALMASVGQGGYLSPMAAFAAAQMQHMATINGLPGGHMTPTSGGSTPPGIGGPTVTSIPSPISVNGFNGMPPPQANGQPPAEAVYTNGIHPYPVLQEVVFREDSEKNSLAHRSCFGVQGGCFLSSLSEAQSPTAADHLQQAYTGVQQYAGLSVSHAYPAAYGQISQAFPQPPPIIPQQQREGPEGCNLFIYHLPQEFGDGELMQMFLPFGNVISSKVFVDRATNQSKCFGFVSFDNPGSAHAAIQSMNGFQIGMKRLKVQLKRPKDANRPY
- the LOC139562745 gene encoding CUGBP Elav-like family member 4 isoform X4, translating into MATLTNGQVDGTNGLVNGLSHSPAGCGGTIPMKDHDAIKLFIGQIPRNLDEKDLRPLFEEFGKIYELTVLKDRFTGMHKGCAFLTYCARESALKAQNALHEQKTLPGMNRPIQVKPADSESRGEDRKLFVGMLNKQQSEDDVRRLFESFGSIEECTILRGPDGNSKGCAFVKYSSHAEAQAAISALHGSQTMPVSSVFNMGASSSLVVKFADTDKERTIRRMQQMAGQMGIFNPMALQFGAYGAYAQVQQQQAALMASVGQGGYLSPMAAFAAAQMQHMATINGLPGGHMTPTSGGSTPPGIGGPTVTSIPSPISVNGFNGMPPPQANGQPPAEAVYTNGIHPYPVLQEVVFREDSEKNSLAHRSCFGVQGGCFLSSLSEAQSPTAADHLQQAYTGVQQYAAAYPAAYGQISQAFPQPPPIIPQQQREGPEGCNLFIYHLPQEFGDGELMQMFLPFGNVISSKVFVDRATNQSKCFGFVSFDNPGSAHAAIQSMNGFQIGMKRLKVQLKRPKDANRPY
- the LOC139562745 gene encoding CUGBP Elav-like family member 4 isoform X9: MATLTNGQVDGTNGLVNGLSHSPAGCGGTIPMKDHDAIKLFIGQIPRNLDEKDLRPLFEEFGKIYELTVLKDRFTGMHKGCAFLTYCARESALKAQNALHEQKTLPGMNRPIQVKPADSESRGEDRKLFVGMLNKQQSEDDVRRLFESFGSIEECTILRGPDGNSKGCAFVKYSSHAEAQAAISALHGSQTMPGASSSLVVKFADTDKERTIRRMQQMAGQMGIFNPMALQFGAYGAYAQVQQQQAALMASVGQGGYLSPMAAFAAAQMQHMATINGLPGGHMTPTSGGSTPPGIGGPTVTSIPSPISVNGFNGMPPPQANGQPPAEAVYTNGIHPYPVLQEVVFREDSEKNSLAHRSCFGVQGGCFLSSLSEAQSPTAADHLQQAYTGVQQYAAYPAAYGQISQAFPQPPPIIPQQQREGPEGCNLFIYHLPQEFGDGELMQMFLPFGNVISSKVFVDRATNQSKCFGFVSFDNPGSAHAAIQSMNGFQIGMKRLKVQLKRPKDANRPY